One Lepus europaeus isolate LE1 chromosome X, mLepTim1.pri, whole genome shotgun sequence genomic window carries:
- the VGLL1 gene encoding LOW QUALITY PROTEIN: transcription cofactor vestigial-like protein 1 (The sequence of the model RefSeq protein was modified relative to this genomic sequence to represent the inferred CDS: substituted 1 base at 1 genomic stop codon): MEEMKKTDDVQQDRSRQRPIKTEWNSRCVLFTYFQGDIGSVVDEHFSRALGNIKSPQRLSPSSPNEDVILRNDGDMPPNQWRFSSSWTKPQPEVSLAHGVANCSLDESGPVVVDQYPLSLTGTPSAQPRELWHFSSLASSRPPEPGYPHAFPTEHLAQEPQPDEKCEPLLSPFQQNRCLSLLQECVMREXCHPVKIAGSMGLPFSLPPSSVHYKEMKIYVSPNHGPASTSLANESMYLVRPLKMYSESEEQMWGTGSVNTSAKRRLISII, from the exons ATGGAAGAAATGAAGAAGACTGATGATGTCCAGCAGGACAGAAGTAGGCAGAGGCCTATAAAGACGGAATGGAATTCCCGGTGTGTTCTTTTCACGTATTTCCAAGGAGACATTGGCAGTGTAGTGGATGAGCACTTCTCCAGAGCTCTGGGAAATATCAAGAGTCCCCAGAGATTGAGTCCATCAAGCCCGAATGAAGATGTGATCCTAAGGAATG ATGGTGACATGCCTCCAAATCAGTGGCGTTTCTCTTCTTCATGGACAAAGCCACAGCCAGAAGTGTCTCTTGCACATGGCGTTGCCAACTGTAGCTTGGATGAGTCTGGTCCTGTAGTTGTGGATCAGTATCCATTGTCCCTGACTGGGACCCCTTCTGCTCAGCCCAGGGAGCTGTGGCATTTCTCCTCCCTCGCCAGCTCCAGGCCCCCAGAGCCTGGCTATCCTCATGCCTTCCCCACTGAGCACTTGGCTCAGGAGCCCCAGCCTGATGAGAAATGTGAGCCCCTCCTAAGTCCCTTCCAGCAAAACAGATGCCTCTCCCTTCTTCAGGAATGTGTTATGAGGGAATAGTGCCACCCTGTCAAGATAGCTGGAAGCATGGGATTGCCCTtttccctgcctcccagctctgtgCACTATAAGGAGATG AAAATATATGTCTCCCCCAATCATGGACCTGCCAGTACCAGCCTTGCAAATGAAAGTATGTATCTGGTTCGGCCTTTGAAAATGTACTCTGAATCTGAAGAACAAATGTGGGGCACTGGTAGTGTGAATACCAGTGCTAAGAGGAGGCTCATTTCTATAATTTAG